In Halorussus limi, a genomic segment contains:
- a CDS encoding LTA synthase family protein, which produces MSLQEWIGESSERIRRNGWDGVKMSAREFYVEGRRRVVRRTLRSVPGPDGTNVFEKDWDVLVLLDCARPDLFADISGDYDFLDDSNTLTSVGSSSSEWIANTFVDEYEEEMAETIYVTANSHSPEIKNQDWLKDIKEVWRYGWDGRERTVLPRTVTDRAISVGRNREFDRLIVHYMQPHAPFVGYDDTIAGGGMTPPDVERDGVTFGKALRMGHISRREAWEAHVQNLEYVLEDVALLRENIAADTFVVSADHGQALGERFVYSHPDGMPLNVLREVPWIVTDATDTGSHDPDVSTTEPRASEDVDEKLRALGYRT; this is translated from the coding sequence ATGAGCCTTCAGGAGTGGATAGGGGAAAGTTCGGAACGGATTCGGCGCAACGGATGGGACGGCGTTAAGATGTCGGCCCGGGAGTTCTACGTCGAGGGACGCCGTCGCGTCGTTCGACGAACCCTACGGTCGGTCCCCGGTCCGGACGGGACGAACGTCTTCGAGAAGGACTGGGACGTTCTAGTTCTCCTCGATTGTGCACGCCCGGACTTATTCGCGGACATCTCCGGCGATTACGACTTCCTCGACGACTCGAACACACTCACGTCTGTTGGTAGCTCGTCTTCTGAATGGATAGCGAACACATTCGTCGATGAGTACGAAGAAGAGATGGCCGAGACTATATACGTCACTGCCAATTCGCACTCCCCGGAAATCAAGAACCAGGACTGGCTGAAAGACATCAAAGAGGTGTGGCGATACGGCTGGGACGGACGAGAGCGCACTGTCCTCCCGCGCACGGTGACAGACAGAGCAATCTCCGTCGGCCGAAACAGGGAGTTCGACCGACTCATCGTCCACTACATGCAACCGCACGCCCCATTCGTCGGTTACGACGACACCATCGCGGGTGGCGGGATGACCCCGCCGGACGTTGAACGGGACGGCGTCACGTTCGGCAAGGCGCTCCGGATGGGCCACATCTCACGCCGGGAAGCGTGGGAAGCGCACGTCCAGAACCTCGAATACGTTTTGGAGGACGTAGCCCTGTTGCGGGAGAACATCGCCGCCGACACGTTCGTCGTCTCGGCTGACCACGGTCAAGCACTCGGCGAGCGGTTCGTCTACAGTCACCCCGACGGGATGCCGCTCAACGTTCTCCGGGAGGTTCCGTGGATAGTGACTGACGCAACCGACACTGGGTCCCACGACCCTGACGTGTCGACAACCGAACCGAGGGCGTCGGAGGATGTTGACGAAAAACTCCGGGCGTTAGGGTATCGAACGTAG
- a CDS encoding ribbon-helix-helix domain-containing protein → MERVTLRIPKQQIEEVEQMVETGEFPNRSEAIRAAVRDMLNEHEDETTEQTTNKRSWAKV, encoded by the coding sequence ATGGAGCGTGTGACACTTCGCATTCCGAAGCAGCAGATCGAGGAAGTCGAACAGATGGTCGAGACCGGCGAGTTTCCGAACCGCAGCGAAGCGATTCGGGCCGCGGTTCGAGACATGTTGAACGAACACGAAGACGAAACGACCGAACAGACCACGAACAAGCGGTCGTGGGCCAAGGTGTAG
- a CDS encoding YgaP family membrane protein, translating to MDYQKNVGGIDRIVRGVLGTWLIAVAISAFLDEKRVTAATAAIAGAGLLRNAQAQHCGGNALLGIDTTADESTESQ from the coding sequence ATGGACTACCAGAAGAACGTCGGCGGCATCGACCGAATCGTTCGGGGCGTTCTCGGCACCTGGCTGATCGCAGTCGCCATCAGCGCGTTCCTCGACGAGAAGCGCGTGACCGCCGCGACCGCGGCCATCGCGGGCGCGGGACTGCTCCGGAACGCCCAAGCCCAACACTGCGGCGGTAACGCGTTGCTCGGTATCGACACGACCGCGGACGAATCGACGGAGAGCCAGTAG
- a CDS encoding redoxin domain-containing protein, whose amino-acid sequence MVDSGAPTEGSQAPEFTAPLATPDGSVSEVSLSSLRSDGAVLLVFQPTDFDVGSFAERHALGEYDWFTADDRLRVVGVNRARPRTNREFADYLEVTYPFCSDRDLSIADAYGVTYRAFGVARRARPACFFVDREGTIRYRWVGDRNRSGRVRPRISDLYEVVMDVLGRPETESFGFA is encoded by the coding sequence ATGGTAGATTCGGGCGCTCCGACCGAGGGTTCGCAGGCGCCGGAGTTCACCGCGCCGCTGGCGACCCCCGACGGGTCGGTGTCGGAGGTGTCGCTGTCGTCGCTGCGCTCGGACGGGGCGGTGTTGCTGGTGTTTCAGCCGACCGACTTCGACGTCGGGTCGTTCGCCGAACGCCACGCGCTGGGCGAGTACGACTGGTTCACGGCCGACGACCGCCTCCGGGTGGTCGGCGTCAACCGCGCCCGACCGCGAACTAACCGGGAGTTCGCCGACTACCTCGAGGTGACCTACCCGTTCTGCTCGGACCGCGACCTCTCGATAGCCGACGCCTACGGCGTGACCTACCGGGCGTTCGGCGTCGCCCGGCGAGCGCGCCCGGCCTGCTTCTTCGTGGACCGCGAGGGAACGATTCGGTACCGATGGGTCGGCGACCGAAACCGAAGCGGTCGCGTCCGGCCTCGAATCAGCGACCTCTACGAGGTCGTGATGGACGTCCTCGGCCGGCCCGAGACCGAGAGTTTCGGGTTCGCCTGA
- a CDS encoding outer membrane protein assembly factor BamB family protein has translation MTRRRTILQYGTGAIASGIAGLTGLNPLLGRSDPSDDRRSPSESPTETPAPTTTTETPEPTPVRWETRTGDLSVGPVGTERGVLVGRYRKLTLLDGETGDAAWSYETDDELRDSLAVADGTVFGTSEAGDAFAVGLDSGDERWETELDVTYPRDVAVRNGSAFVGGYAVYRLAVGDGAVQQHWSLGGDGLSGSMALDSERAYLPRSNAPLTAVSIRTGKTAWQFETSDTYSGPEMTSAATANGRVFAGSRNGTVYALDTATGEKQWEANVGNRATVYGVAGDHLLVESYDMSREESALFSLAPASGARNWRLERDEHVLGAPVVDGDTVFVTDDTGTVYRLAIADATEEQSHRVGSGGVGLALGSDRLYCLDDGVVYALTKSLTPA, from the coding sequence ATGACACGACGACGCACCATCCTTCAGTACGGCACCGGCGCTATCGCCAGCGGCATCGCGGGTCTCACGGGCCTGAACCCGCTCCTCGGTCGGTCCGACCCGTCTGACGACCGGCGGTCGCCGTCGGAGTCCCCGACGGAGACGCCCGCGCCGACCACGACGACGGAGACGCCGGAACCGACCCCGGTACGCTGGGAGACCCGAACCGGCGACCTGTCCGTCGGACCGGTCGGAACCGAGCGAGGCGTGCTGGTCGGACGCTACCGAAAGCTCACTCTCCTCGACGGCGAGACCGGCGACGCCGCGTGGAGCTACGAGACCGACGACGAACTTCGAGACAGTCTCGCCGTCGCCGACGGAACGGTGTTCGGGACGAGCGAGGCGGGCGACGCCTTCGCCGTGGGCCTCGACTCCGGCGACGAGCGGTGGGAGACTGAACTCGACGTCACGTACCCCCGGGACGTCGCCGTCCGGAACGGCTCCGCGTTCGTCGGCGGCTACGCCGTCTACCGGCTCGCGGTCGGCGACGGAGCGGTCCAACAGCACTGGAGCCTCGGCGGCGACGGACTCAGCGGTTCGATGGCGCTCGACTCCGAGCGGGCGTATCTCCCCCGGAGCAACGCGCCGCTGACCGCCGTCTCTATACGGACGGGCAAGACGGCGTGGCAGTTCGAGACCTCGGATACATACAGCGGCCCGGAGATGACGAGCGCCGCGACGGCGAACGGGCGGGTCTTCGCCGGGAGCAGGAACGGGACCGTGTACGCGCTCGACACCGCAACGGGCGAGAAGCAGTGGGAGGCGAACGTCGGGAACCGCGCCACCGTGTACGGCGTCGCCGGCGACCACTTGCTGGTCGAGTCCTACGACATGAGTCGCGAGGAGAGCGCGCTTTTCAGCCTCGCTCCCGCGTCCGGCGCTCGGAACTGGCGGCTGGAACGCGACGAACACGTGCTGGGAGCGCCGGTGGTCGACGGGGACACCGTGTTCGTGACCGACGACACCGGAACCGTCTACCGCCTCGCCATCGCGGACGCGACCGAGGAGCAGTCCCACCGAGTGGGGTCCGGGGGCGTCGGACTCGCCCTCGGCTCAGACCGGCTTTACTGTCTCGACGACGGCGTGGTATACGCGCTCACGAAGTCACTCACGCCGGCGTAG
- a CDS encoding double zinc ribbon domain-containing protein yields the protein MSKITFRADEELVERIEARDASKSEIMREALREYLDASDRRADRGRNPERATPSDTGREDAHRESGSAASLDAVLAERVDELVTERLAAWEARNRATERPQDVNVNVTLERDARVQDDADAGRPARTSDSASDETATDSDRRADERADDRETACGQCGETLSDDHVYCPNCGEKASRRVFCECGDEVRSDWGFCPGCGRRTPAADVLDRS from the coding sequence ATGAGCAAGATAACCTTCCGCGCGGACGAGGAACTGGTCGAGCGCATCGAGGCCCGCGACGCCTCCAAGAGCGAGATCATGCGCGAAGCGCTCCGCGAGTACCTCGACGCGAGCGACCGGCGCGCCGACCGCGGCCGCAACCCGGAGCGCGCGACGCCGTCAGACACCGGCCGCGAAGACGCTCACCGCGAATCCGGGAGCGCCGCCAGCCTCGACGCCGTCCTCGCCGAGCGCGTGGACGAACTCGTGACCGAGCGACTCGCCGCGTGGGAGGCGCGCAACCGTGCCACCGAGCGTCCGCAGGACGTGAACGTCAACGTGACGCTCGAACGCGACGCGCGCGTGCAGGACGACGCAGATGCCGGTCGTCCCGCGCGCACGTCCGACAGCGCGTCAGACGAAACCGCCACCGACTCAGACCGGCGGGCGGACGAGCGTGCCGACGACCGCGAAACCGCCTGTGGGCAGTGTGGCGAGACGCTGTCGGACGACCACGTGTACTGTCCTAACTGCGGAGAGAAGGCGTCTCGACGGGTCTTTTGCGAGTGCGGCGACGAAGTGCGTTCAGACTGGGGGTTCTGCCCCGGCTGTGGCCGCCGAACGCCCGCTGCAGACGTTCTCGACCGGTCGTAA